TGCGCGTGCAGCAATATGGTTCTGATCTGCATATAGACTGCCATCTGACGCTGCCCTATTACTGGGAACTTCAGAAAGTGCACGAAACAATTCATAACTTTGAAAATACCCTGAAAAGTAACCACACAGGCGAGACGGAGATTTTCGTTCATGCCGATCCCTGCCTGTTTCAATGCTGCTATTTTTGCAGGATCGACGATTGCCCGGTACGCCAGCACGCTTTTGTGCAGGACATTGAGTGGGATTCGGCGAAGCTGGTGAAGAATGAAAAGCTCTATACAGAGGCCAAGATCAATATTCAAGAATAAACTTTTAATCTAAATTCTACCAAAAATGTACGTTTCACGACGCGATTTTCTTAAACAGGCAGGAGCGACTGCGCTTGCTGCAACCACCTTTACCGATCTTTTTGCTGCTGAGCCTGCCAAGAAGCTTTGGTTTGACATTTCCCTCGCTGAATGGTCACTTCACAAAGAATTGTTTGCCAAAAAACTGACAAACATGGACTTCCCGGAACTGGCTAAGAAAGAATTCGGAATATCGATTGTGGAGTATGTAAACCAGTTTTTTAAAGACAAAGCTGAGGACAAAACCTACCTGAATGATCTAATAAAAAGACAAAAAGACAACGGTGTCACAGCGCACCTGATCATGATCGACGGCGAAGGCGGATTGGGCGAACTGGACGCTGCGGTTCGTAACAAAGCAGTTGAAAACCATTACAAGTGGGTTGAGGCGGCTAAGTATCTCGGCTGCAAGACCATCCGTGTGAATGCGTTCGGAAAGGGTTCAGACGAAGAAATTGCCAAAGCGGCGGTTGAAGGTTTGGGTAAACTGGGAGAGTTTGCAAAGAAAACAGGGATCAATGTGATCGTTGAAAACCATGGCGGCTCATCCTCAAACGGCCAGTGGCTGTCTGGCGTGATGAAGCAGGTAAATTTGAAAAACGTTGGTACCCTACCCGATTTCGGTAATTTCTGTATCAAGAGAAAAGCCGGTGGGTGTGAAGAATCTTACGACAGATACCAGGGCACGAAAGAATTAATGCCTTTCGCAAAAGGTGTGAGCGCAAAAACTTACGATTTCGACGAAAAAGGGAACTGTATCGAAACAGATTATACCAAGATCCTAAAAATCGTTAAAGACGCAGGTTTCAAGGGCATCGCAGGAATCGAATACGAAGGAAGTAAGCTTTCGGAACGTGAAGGTATTAAGGCCACGAAAGCGTTGTTGGAAAGAGTGGGACCGATGGTTTAGGGAGTAGTCATTGATTGTCATTTATAGTCATTGAGTCATTCGTTGCATTTTACACTAAAACAACAAATGACCTAATGACTACAAATGACTTAATAATTATTTTTTTCACATCCCCAAATAACTCAAAAACTCCTTCTTAGTCGTCTCATTTTCAAACTTCCCACCGTAGTAGGCAGTGACTGTGGAGCTGCCTGAATCTCTGATGCCGCGCGACTGGACGCACATGTGCTGGGCGTCGATTACCACGGCTACATCCTCGGTCTGCAAGGCTTGTTTTAATTCATTGGCGATCTGAACGGTCAGCCTTTCCTGAACCTGCGGGCGTTTAGAATAGTATTCCACAATCCGGTTCAGTTTCGAAAGTCCGATCACTTTACCACTTGAAATGTAGGCCACGTGCGCCTTTCCGTAGATAGGGACAAAATGGTGCTCGCAGTTGGAGAATACCGAAATATCCTTTTCGACCAGCATCTGGTCATATTTGTATTTATTGTCAAAAAGCGTGACCGCAGGTTTGTTTTTTGGATCCAGTCCGCTAAAAACCTCCTGGATAAACATCTTGGCCACCCTTTTTGGAGTTCCTTTGAGGCTGTCATCGGTCATGTCCAGGCCCATTATTTCCATAATATGCCTGAAATGTTTTTCGATCAATTCCATTTTGACCTCATCCTCCATGGCAAAAGCATCCTTTCGAAGCGGTGTTTCGATGGAGTTAAATACGTGATCGTCACCAATTTCTTCCAAATCCAAAAGATCAGTTGGCGGGATATTCGACAAAGTTCCGTTCGGTTTCATATAATCTGATTTTCAGGTCGAGCCCTGAATCAATTTTTGGTCTTAAAATGGAGTAAATAACGATTGCTATATTTTCAGCAGAAGGGTTGAGGGACTTGAATTCTGCTACATCAAGGTTCAGGTTTTTATGGTCAAACCTGTCGATCACAAATTCTTTCAATATCTCACTAAGTACTTTCATATCAATCACATAA
This Dyadobacter sp. UC 10 DNA region includes the following protein-coding sequences:
- the folE gene encoding GTP cyclohydrolase I FolE, which gives rise to MKPNGTLSNIPPTDLLDLEEIGDDHVFNSIETPLRKDAFAMEDEVKMELIEKHFRHIMEIMGLDMTDDSLKGTPKRVAKMFIQEVFSGLDPKNKPAVTLFDNKYKYDQMLVEKDISVFSNCEHHFVPIYGKAHVAYISSGKVIGLSKLNRIVEYYSKRPQVQERLTVQIANELKQALQTEDVAVVIDAQHMCVQSRGIRDSGSSTVTAYYGGKFENETTKKEFLSYLGM
- a CDS encoding sugar phosphate isomerase/epimerase family protein, which encodes MYVSRRDFLKQAGATALAATTFTDLFAAEPAKKLWFDISLAEWSLHKELFAKKLTNMDFPELAKKEFGISIVEYVNQFFKDKAEDKTYLNDLIKRQKDNGVTAHLIMIDGEGGLGELDAAVRNKAVENHYKWVEAAKYLGCKTIRVNAFGKGSDEEIAKAAVEGLGKLGEFAKKTGINVIVENHGGSSSNGQWLSGVMKQVNLKNVGTLPDFGNFCIKRKAGGCEESYDRYQGTKELMPFAKGVSAKTYDFDEKGNCIETDYTKILKIVKDAGFKGIAGIEYEGSKLSEREGIKATKALLERVGPMV
- a CDS encoding 6-pyruvoyl trahydropterin synthase family protein, giving the protein MVQKVAVFRKEHFNAAHRLHNPEWSDEKNAAVFGKCNNPNFHGHNYELIIQVTGAVNPETGYVIDMKVLSEILKEFVIDRFDHKNLNLDVAEFKSLNPSAENIAIVIYSILRPKIDSGLDLKIRLYETERNFVEYPAN